AGTCAAAAAAACCCCAGTACTTCACAGTAAGCATGTCAGGATCCCACACGTGGTATCAAGAATGccacagaaaatgaaacataGTTCCTATCCTTAAGGAGCACAGGATCTAAGGGCAGATTTGGCTTGGACATAACAGAGATCACGGTCTCAAATGTGGCAAAATAAGGTATCAGAGAAGCTCAGAACAGGGGAGAAAAAGGGGAAGCCTCCCACAGAAGATTCCCTGTCATCTGGACCCTGGAGAGTGGAGGCATGGGGGGTAGCAGGGTGAAATGTAAAGCTAAATCTATCCAATACTGTTTTCACTCATCCAGGAAAATGGAATAATCCGTAAGGTAGAAGTGAATATACAAAGATAGTGCTGAAGGCATGGGCTTGTTTCATATTGTGCAGGAACTTGGAGACAGCAAAGTGAAGGTGTAATTGATTCTATGGGCATCAGAgagcattttgaaaaagaagtgaCTCACCAATTTCTTCGTGGGTCTGGTAACAATCAGGTGTAAGGAGTCTGAGAGCACAGACTGTGTCTGTTAAGCGTGCCATCTTAACATCTTACAAGTGGTGCCATTTAGTACACGGGCATGTCATAAAATACAGGTTATAAGCTGAAGAGAATGATTATAAGAGCGACAGCCAGGGGAtgaggaaggaatgaatgaaagtgGATGCAAGAGATGGTGAGGGATTAGGTAAACATGAAACCTTTCtagagtggggaggggatggctggctcagttggtagagcacagaTCCtggatctcacagttgtgagtttgaggcccacgtggggcgtagagattacttaaaaataaaatcttcaaaacagggagacagagatggtGAGGGCTTGTACTCAAGCACAGGTACCAGAAATTTGTCAAAAGAGACACAATACAGGGCCGGCTTTCTTTACGCCTTCTGTTTGCCACAGACTTCACTGTTGGTGGAGGAGGATAGCAGACAGGGGAGAGTTGGTGTTGGATGATTTGCTGTAGCACTGTGACAAGCACGGTAGCTGGAATTTCCCCTCAATCAGTAGATTCAAGTCAAAATACCCTGCATAGATGCAGGTCGACACAGTGAAACTGTCTGGTGGTTTTTCTCAGATATCATGAGATATCCGTGATTTAGAGATTTGATGTAATCTGATCTTGACTGTAGCACGGAAAGTTCAGAGTAGATGGCAATATAGAATAGGCAGAAGCACCCgaagaggcagaggaaatggCCAGTGAGCAAAACCTCTCTCAGCTAGGTCCATGCACTGCCAGGAGGCCAGgatctctctgccccttctcttctGGGGACTAGGCCCTGCGCATTATCTACCACCACAGAATCCAGCGATATGCTCCTTCAACGTACATTTAGGGCGTCGTATATCGCACACTTGCGTCATTTCCGTTGGTGGCTAATCTTTCTTTTAACTGGTTCCTTGCTGAATTTGTGTTCTCTTGCCAAGGAGATGATGaattattggaagaaaaacaagaggaaTCACAAGTCAAATCTCAAGAGGAAAGTGGGGATGAGAGAGGCAAATCTGGAGAGAAAGTCCAAGGTCAACCAAAAAAGCCTCATAAGCAGGGTCACCAGGGAGGCCTGAAAGGCCCATTTGGCAGTGGTGGCCCAAATGGCACACATGGCCCACATGGCCCCGGTGGCCCACATAGGCCAGGTGGTCAAAATGGAACAGCtggccagcaaggaccaggtaACCAAAGTCATCCAGgtggccagcaaggaccaggtaACCAAAGTCATCCAGgtggccagcaaggaccaggtaACCAAAGTCATCCAGgtggccagcaaggaccaggtaACCAAGGTCGTCCAGGTGGCCCCCAAGGTCCAGGTAACCAAGGTCGTCCAGgtggccagcaaggaccaggAAACCAAGGACGTCCAGgtggccagcaaggaccaggAAACCAAGGACGGCCACGAGGCCAACAAGGACCAGCTGGCCAGCAAGGACCAGGAAACCAAGGTCGTCCAGgtggccagcaaggaccaggtaAAGAAGAACGTCCAGGTGGCCAGAAAGGACCAGCtggccagcaaggaccaggtaACCAAGGTCGTCCAGgtggccagcaaggaccaggtaACCAAGGTCGTCCAGTtggccagcaaggaccaggtaAACAAGGACGTCCAGGTGGCCAGCAAGGACCAGCtggccagcaaggaccaggtaACCAAGGTCGTCCAGGTGGCCAACAAGGACCAGCTGCCCAGCAAGGACCCAGTGGCCAACATGGCCCAGGTGCCCAGGGAGACCAGCAGGGAAGAGATGACCAGCATGGTCAGCCTAGTGGCCAGTGACAAAGTAACCCTCCTAAGGAGTTCCTCCAGTGATTCTCTAGGTATGAAGTACATTCTTATTCACTCATCTCCTGAATTTCCCCTTTTCAATTCCTAATTCTTCTTTCTGTTGTTTGGTCTCATTGAAACCTTGACTTCAATTGCTCTTAAACTTCTTTTTGCCGCAATTCTCCTTGCCTCAACCTTACCCATAGAAAAGGCGTCTTCATTATCAGAGCAAGTGTTCCTTCCACTCTGAGCTGGCTAGCtggcttgcttccttccttccttcctaatttttccatccttccttcctccatttctttctttgactcccTCATACTTCTACTAGCTGACAACTTTCCCAAGTTCTACCTCCCCAcacccttcctctgctctcctctcttcccttctctctgctctctcctggcctcctcctctcacagctgctgcttcttctctctctcttaatatgATGTTTTATACTGTCATCTACTACCTACTAGTAGAAATACAGACTTAGATCGTGTCCAAGCCAAATTAATATGTCTGTCTAAAATTCTTCTCTTCGTTTAAAAACGGATAGACATCAACTGGTGACCATGGACTGCTCCGTGCTGGAAACGTGGCCTTTCCTTTCCCCGACTTCAAATCATCAATAAAGTCATCAGCATGAAAGCCCTGgctcttgttttcctttcaggGCCATTGTTCTTAGTCACAGGACAGGAGGGACGGGTTGGGAGATCCAAAGCCCCGAGTGGGCTTCACATGTTGTCTAGTGTACAAGTTTCCAAAGCTCAGATTTCATAATTTCGTGAGGACTTCACCACCACCAGTATACCAAGCCAAAAATGTGTCTTCTTGAGACCAGTAAGGGTGGTGGCCAAGttcagatcacaaataggcacaCCCTTTTCTGAGCTTAAATGCAGAGAAAAGTACCTTGTGAACTCCTGTGATTTCTGGTAGTCATTCAATGTATGTGTCGCATCGTATGAGGGGAGGGTGTGTGGGAAACGGAACACGGTGcactgttggtcggaatgcaaactggtgcagccactctaaaaaacagtatggagcttcctcaaaaactGAAAACTAGAACTACAAAAGAATCCAGCAAGcccactgctgggtatttctccaaagagaaggaaaactctACTTTGGAAAAGACACATGCACCCCTATtgctcattgcagcattatttacaagagacacgatatggaagcagcctaagtgtccatagAGAGACAAACGGAttgagaagatgtggtgtgtagacacaatggaacactactcagcGATGAAGAAGAAGGAACTCTTGCCCTTTGGGACAACACAGACCGGCCCAGAGAGtagaatgctaagtgaaataagtcagagaaagacaaatgccttgTGATTTCACACCCATGGGGAagctaaaaaccaaaacaaatgagccaacaaaaccaaacaaatacaCACCAGTAGATCCAGAGAGCGAATGATCCAGTTGTTGTCAGAAggcagggtgtgggaggttgggcaaAACTGGATGAACAAGGAGatgaaaagatacaaacatatatttataaaatcaataaaatacaggGATATGACGAACACAGAAGGAACACAGGAATGCAGTTACTACCATGTAACAATTTCCTATGCTGACAGGTGGTAGCTCGACTTTTCCTGGTGAGccttcataatgtatataatgtcgaatcactatgttgtccACGTGGAACTCAGGTCCCCTCAGACTGCACCAACATCTTGTTCATGGACTTCTAgtgtccagaactgtgaggaaataaatttctgtccttTAAGCCAGTTGCTTTGTAGTCTTTGTCACATCGACCCTAGCCAACGAATCCGGGGAGAAAATTTACTCACCAGAATTCTTCACTGAGCAGGGTTTCTTGGACTAATGGCAAAACACTTTTTCCATCCACCTCGGAAGCCTCTGAATGAAGAGCAGCAAAAAGAGGTTTGACAGGGAAGCATCCCTCAAGTGGTGGGCTCCACAGAGACAGTCTAGGAATGGTGCTTAACGTCAAGGTTCCTGTTTCTCTGAGTGTCCAAATTCGATTACACCTACAGACATTCACCCATGAAAATGCTGGCGGGCCCCAAAGGCTGACAATAAAATTCCATGAGGATAAAGAAGAAGGTCCTAGTGGACATTTCTAGCAAGAGTATAAACAGTTTGCTTGAAGTATTAGCAGCAGTGAAGAATTTGCAGGTCAGGAACACACACAACAATGGAAACATGTTTAATTCTGTTGATTCCCACACACCAGCCATGTTCACTTCTGAAATCAGTCCTAGAACTGACCTCCTCTTTTCAAGCACAATTCATCTCTGCCTGCTGGCAATCTCAGGACCCTCATAGGCTTGCcatataatatcttttttttttaagttttatttatttattttttattttttttaattaattttttttcagcgtaagagtattcattgtttttgcacaacacccagtgctccatgcaatacgtgccatccctattacccaccacctgttcccccaacctcccacccccgacccgtcaaaaccctcaggttgtttttcagagtccatagtctcttatggttcgcctctgaGCCATATAATTTCTGAAGAAACATGACCATCCTATGCATGAATTTGGGTCATTTCACAATGCAAATCGTGTGAAGATAGATAAACCTGAGGGTGGAAACTTTGGAATGTCACTTGGGTGAAGACAACAAAATATTCACAGGTTTCTCTTTACCATGCAGGCAGGGTAGGAGGCCCAGCTGTGATCTTTTCCAACTTTCcatcatttacaaaaattatgGTGGAAAAGAAAACGAGcaaatgtgaaagagaaaaacGAACAGACCTCATAAGAACACACGTCACTAATGAGAACTGACACTCATTTACTACATAGTGGGTTCCTATCATTTCAGTCCACATACTGGGCAGCAACCCTCACAGTCTTGTATCTAAATCAATACACTTTTACGTACTACAAGACTAGTGAACAGGCAAGGACATTCACAAATGACCCTTTTAATGGCATGCTTTGTTCTCAGAACGAGATCTCCAAACTTGGCTTTCCTAGTTAAAAACTGCATGCTTAGCAATATTATCTTCAGTCCAGTGCTCTAGTCCCCAGCTCTTCTCCCTGAGTATCATCCAAAAGAACTGTTTCCCGGTCCAGCAGAAGATGAAACTTCCAGATTGCTCACATTACAATAAACTGACGAGGTGCTCCTTCACTTAAAGCTAAATTACATACTAAAAGCCGTTCCCCAGTCTGACATATTTGCAAAGAAGTGATGTTACACTTCTTTGTTACACCCACTCTCCAAAAATGTCTTTGTTTCCCATAGAACCGACCACACATTCAGTTTGACAGTCACAACATTCTTCACAAGCTGGAACTAACCCACATCTCCAgcttcatctctctcttttctcctcaatCACAGGGGATCATTCTGGGTTCCTAGACCATTGACGAGATTATGCGACACACGTATATTGAGCCAGGTCTTTCCCTCTACTTtcttccacactgttctccagactGCAAGTCCCATGGCATCTCCTGTAGGAagccttccttttctccctgctcTGAGTTTCCTAAATTCCTTCTTTGGCCACCTTTCTGCTAGTGATCCTCATCATGTTGAAGTCAAATCTTCCCTTAGATCTTGCATTCCTTAAGGACaggaagaatgttccatgcaccCTCATGTCCTCGGTGCCAAAAAGATGGTCATTTAAGGCCCATGAAGAAGAGAGTGCCAAAGTTGTTCTTTTGCATACTTTGGACCTTGAGGGTTTCAGTAGAAGCTTCTACCTGAACAGAGAAATGCTCCCTAAAGGTGAGTTTCTGGGGCCATACTTAAAGTTCCAGGCAACACGTTTCTAGCAGTTTGTGAAGAGTCTTTCCTCCAGCCCCACCTCATGGCCAGTCAGAGAGGATTGCGACCCAGTCAGATTCTAAGGACAGAAGTGGGTCTTTGCATGTAAGTTTGAATTGggttttttagattttaccatACATAGGGTAAAAGCCAGCTTATCTTGGTCCTTCCTCCATTCTCTGAAACATAGAAATCCTGATACGATTTGGGGAAGAATTCTCCCCACACACAGTGATGATGGGCCTGTGGGAGACTCAGGATGAGTTCTCTGTATGTGTTTTGTCCTCAAAAATGAAGCTGGATGGTTGCTTCCAAAGCTGTCAGAGAGACTATAGCCTTCACTGGTGTCTGCCCAGGGAGCCAAGAATAAGAATGACCCCAAACTTGACCATGTACACCTCACTAGGCAAGAACTGCTTTGAGAAGAAGACAAATCCATGAGTATTTGTTCCTTGCTGGCACCTGATTGATACGGGTCTCCAATGGCTGAAGACAAAGGCTTTCAGCTCTGTCTTCTCTGCACTTGGACCAGGTCTCTTTCCTTCATCCCCTGGAAATGTTAGCCTGTGCAGAGTTGGTCTCTCCCCCTTCTTGGTCAGGAGCAGCTCTTAGCTGTTGAGCTGATCACTGTCTGTAGTGGTGCTAAAACCACCAGAGACACTGAGAGATGACAGCTTCCACAACTTGGCAGCCCCATGTGCCCTGACCTCACTTCTTCCCAGCCCCAGCTTCAGCACCATGGCCATATCAAGGGACATTGACATAGCAGCCAAGTACAGTTGGGGCTGGAGCTGCCACTGTGTGGGTGGATGGCTCTGGAGCTATACTGGGGGCTGTGTTTGGGGTCTCATCACTGGTTATGCCAGCAACCTGTCTCTGAAGCAAAGGCTCTTCTCCCACACTTTCCCCTTTCAGAGACGAAGGGGTTGTTTTGCCGGGTGTTGGCTTCTCTCCACCTCTCTGCCATGGGAAGGACCTGTCTCTAGCTCCCACATGTCTTTCTTCCAGGTCTCCTCCGCCCTCTATGTTCCTTTACCTAGACCTCCCAGGCAGCCTGGGGAATGCTGTTCTGTCAGGATTTGATGGACGGAAgacaaataaatacagtacaaaCAAGTGCATCAAAGTTGGCTGGTACCACTGGATGAGACTCTCTAGGTCCTAGAACTGAAGTAATGTTGGGTCTGTGTCCTACAGATGCTAAGTACTTCTATCCCAGTTTGATTCTTGAGAACGAGGTAGATAACCCCAAGGTGGGTGTGTGGACCCACgggagccactgaaggatttGTCCCACCTCGTGTCCTGATGCTCATGATGGCATTGCTGTTGCTCAGTTGTTACTGCCCAGTCATATCTGCTATTGAACATCTCTCTACATAGCTAATTACCGTTTTTTGTCCAGTTCACCATGACTGTCAAGTGAGTGCAATTCCCTTTGGGCAGGATGGAATTTGGAAAATCTGTACCGTGAAAACCTGGCAAGGTTATTCCTCAATAGGATTCAGCCTCTCTTCAGTCAGTAAGTTGAAGGGACTGAGAGTTGGAAGTTTGAGAAGCAATAGTTCAggtagatagttatcaaaccatcctgaacacctacaaactcaacaggcgATCAttgagaagaagagcagcaattctaggaacagataggcaaccactttctggaaggtaggacatgtggagaagtgataTCCGAGGTGATATAGgagaagatagaccacggggagGGAATGGCTCCCAACATGCAGTGGAGCAGatgagcacaaaattggaacattTAGGAATCTGCtctactgagggacatcgctccagaggctaagagggggtggagtccttggggggGACTcaatgtggtctcaggtcctgcagggtcacagaaagaaagaCCTGGGATGTCTGGGattggcagagctcccaggtatcagagtggggatgGTGGCTgaagagacagagccgaggagtgagctctcacctTGGTtgaccttaaaccatgatccgcgGCACAGTCTGGCCACTGCTTTTGAACAGGGACCCCCCCATGTGGCAGGTCTggagagactcaccttcctccctgGGAGAAGTGGCACGGGAGAGTGTGGTAGGAATCTCCTGGGTTTGGAGAGTCCAAACGGGACTGTGctccagagatagaaatgctcggtcacgggctgggtgagctggaagggtggccagagaccagagagCCCCGAGTGAccgactgcttttctctgaggacgcactgaggagtgggatcCCCACCCTTGTCTCCTGTGGGGATGGGGCCGCAGACTGGGAGGCCGCCCTTTTTATTCCCATCTCCTAATGTtatatggaaagcgttcagggaacaaaagctcctgagagcctACCCGAgtagattgcttagcctggccccctGGAAgtggtggtgcaattccaccccTGGCAAAGACTTtcagaatcactgcaacaggcctctCCTCCAGAAAATCTCGGCAAGAACGTCCAGCCAAACCAAGTTCACCGAACAAGGAGAATTGCCAAACATCAGACCTaagggaatacagcacatagaattcatagtTTTCTCCCATGATTCCTTCGTCTTTcagagttaaatttttttaattttagtttttgcttattctatttttaaaaacgtttcctctttcctattttaacttttttttaactattttatctcatcaatacctttttaaaaatctttttcaccatccaagcctccctcaaaaacattgaaaaatccagaatacaccagctgtctctacaccttaaagaactggagaatcaacaacaaatcaaaccaactccacatgcaagaaaggaaataatcaagattagagcagagatcaatgaggtagaaacgagagatacagtagaacgtatcaatgaaactagaagctggttttttgaaagaatcaataagatcgataaaccattggccacactaatccaaaagaaaagagagaaagcccaaattaataaaattatgaatgaaaagggagagatcacaactaacaccaaggaaatagaaacaatcatcagaaattattaccaacagttatatgccaataagctaagcaacctagatgaaatggatgcattcctggaaagctacaaactcccaaaattgaaccagaaagaaattgacaacctgaatagaccgatatctagtaatgagattgaagcagtgatcaaaaacctcccaaaaaacaagagcccaggacctgacggattccctggggaattctaccaaactttcaaagaagaaataacaccaattctcctgaagctgttccaaaaaattgaagcagaaggaaaacttccagactctttttatgaagccagcattaccctgatccccaaaccaggcaaagaccctaccaaaaaagagaatttcagaccaatatcactgatgaatatggatgcaaagattctcaacaagatcctagcaaacaggatccagcagcacattaaaaagattatccaccatgaccaggtggtattcatccctgggttgcaaggttggttcaacattcgcaaatcaatcagtgtgatagaacacatcaataagagaagagagaagaaccacatggtcctctcaattgatgcagaaaaagcatttgacaaaatccagcatccgttcctgatgaaaacgcttcaaagtatagggatagagggaacattcctgaacttcataaaatctatctaggaaagacccacagaaaatatcatcctcaatgggaaaagcttgcagccttcccgttgagatcaggaacacgacaaggatgcccactctcaccactcttgttcaacatagtattagaagttctagcaacagcaatcagacaacaaagagaaataaaaggtatccaaattggcaaggaagaagtcaaactctctctcttcgcagatgacatgattctttatatggaaaaccccaaagactccacccccaaactactagaactcatacagcaattcagtaatgtggcaggatacaaagtcaat
This DNA window, taken from Meles meles chromosome 7, mMelMel3.1 paternal haplotype, whole genome shotgun sequence, encodes the following:
- the LOC123946346 gene encoding S-antigen protein-like, which translates into the protein MKSLNDLEPSRSVSEFAAASGEGDRDTMTSTKMLLLLLSMALVALCSAQAISDEAAQDEEQTLQVLGDDELLEEKQEESQVKSQEESGDERGKSGEKVQGQPKKPHKQGHQGGLKGPFGSGGPNGTHGPHGPGGPHRPGGQNGTAGQQGPGNQSHPGGQQGPGNQSHPGGQQGPGNQSHPGGQQGPGNQGRPGGPQGPGNQGRPGGQQGPGNQGRPGGQQGPGNQGRPRGQQGPAGQQGPGNQGRPGGQQGPGKEERPGGQKGPAGQQGPGNQGRPGGQQGPGNQGRPVGQQGPGKQGRPGGQQGPAGQQGPGNQGRPGGQQGPAAQQGPSGQHGPGAQGDQQGRDDQHGQPSGQ